The Streptomyces sp. NBC_01142 genome has a window encoding:
- a CDS encoding PP2C family protein-serine/threonine phosphatase, with translation MTLDYAALFAATPSPYLVLDRHFVIRDVNHAYLQATLRTREDLVGRYVFDAFPDNPADPDADGVSNLAISLHRVLASGKPDSLALQRYDIPLVGRPGEFEKRWWSTINAPVLTPQGAVAWIIHRVEDVTAFVEIRHVGGTLSERDVGMEAELYARARELQRLNEELRQAHSRERQVALTLQEAMLHAPDLIKHQDIAVRYLPAVGSLNVCGDWYDIVDLPDGRFAVAVGDVVGHGLEAAAVMGMLRSALSAAVRTAEGPAKALEVLGLYARSVEGALAATAAQVVIDTSRRLITYSSAGHPPPVLLSADGTCHLLDQATDPPLGARPEHVPRPETSRSYTRNATLVLYTDGLIERRDEDIDTGITHLTDTLTRYRVLGAERLADAVLAQLGVSGGSRDDIALVIVRL, from the coding sequence ATGACTCTCGATTACGCAGCGCTGTTCGCCGCCACGCCCAGTCCCTATCTGGTGCTGGACAGGCACTTCGTCATCCGCGATGTCAACCACGCCTATCTTCAGGCGACACTGCGCACGCGAGAGGATCTGGTCGGGCGCTACGTTTTCGATGCCTTCCCCGACAATCCCGCTGATCCCGACGCCGACGGGGTGTCGAATCTCGCGATCTCCCTGCACCGGGTCCTGGCCTCCGGCAAGCCGGACTCCCTGGCGCTGCAGCGATACGACATCCCCCTCGTGGGCCGACCCGGAGAGTTCGAGAAGCGCTGGTGGTCAACGATCAATGCTCCGGTTCTCACGCCGCAGGGAGCAGTGGCCTGGATCATTCACCGGGTCGAGGACGTGACCGCATTCGTGGAGATCCGCCATGTGGGTGGAACGCTGAGCGAGCGGGACGTGGGGATGGAGGCCGAACTGTACGCGCGAGCCCGCGAGCTGCAACGACTCAACGAAGAACTACGCCAGGCGCACAGCCGTGAACGCCAGGTGGCACTCACCCTGCAAGAGGCCATGCTCCACGCCCCGGACCTGATCAAGCACCAGGACATCGCGGTCCGCTACCTGCCCGCCGTCGGGTCACTGAACGTGTGCGGTGACTGGTACGACATCGTCGACCTTCCCGATGGCCGCTTCGCCGTAGCGGTCGGCGATGTCGTGGGCCACGGGCTGGAAGCTGCCGCTGTCATGGGAATGCTCCGCAGTGCCCTCAGCGCCGCGGTGCGGACCGCGGAGGGCCCCGCGAAGGCACTGGAGGTGCTGGGCCTGTACGCACGCTCCGTCGAGGGGGCGCTGGCCGCCACCGCAGCCCAGGTAGTGATCGATACCAGCCGCCGACTGATCACCTACAGCAGCGCCGGGCACCCCCCGCCTGTCCTGCTGTCCGCCGACGGGACCTGCCATCTCCTCGATCAGGCCACCGATCCGCCGCTGGGCGCCCGCCCGGAACACGTTCCCCGCCCTGAGACCAGCCGCTCCTACACCCGCAATGCCACCCTCGTTCTCTACACCGATGGCCTCATCGAACGCCGGGACGAGGACATCGATACCGGCATCACCCACCTCACCGACACCCTGACCCGGTACCGCGTTCTCGGAGCGGAACGTCTCGCGGACGCCGTGCTGGCGCAGCTCGGCGTCAGCGGCGGATCCCGCGACGACATCGCCCTCGTCATCGTCCGCCTGTGA
- a CDS encoding MEDS domain-containing protein, whose amino-acid sequence MVQHRAEVSSATVASVGGVPLAPGDHVCALYRGRAERNQLITPFFADGLRDGHICLLMAAQDEGRTFCDVLAATAPSAERESDHLQIRGPQGSYLHNGSFDGDRMLGLLYAWSADMFRNGDGNFARVAADMSWAQPLVQPAFIHDLVQYEVKATRWLRSRPQVGVCMYDLELFSGDLIIPLVKAHPKVWLSGMVVENPYCLGPHAESRPTAVGES is encoded by the coding sequence ATGGTTCAGCACCGAGCGGAAGTCTCCTCGGCAACCGTCGCCTCGGTGGGCGGTGTGCCTCTGGCCCCGGGTGACCACGTGTGCGCGCTGTACCGGGGGCGCGCCGAGCGGAACCAGCTCATCACACCGTTCTTCGCGGACGGCCTCCGTGACGGACACATCTGCCTCCTCATGGCCGCACAGGACGAGGGCAGGACGTTCTGCGACGTTCTGGCCGCGACGGCCCCCTCGGCAGAGCGGGAGTCCGACCATCTCCAGATCAGGGGTCCGCAGGGCTCCTATCTGCACAACGGGTCCTTCGACGGCGATCGCATGCTGGGTCTGCTGTATGCCTGGTCCGCCGACATGTTCCGCAACGGAGACGGCAACTTCGCCCGCGTGGCCGCCGACATGAGCTGGGCCCAGCCCCTGGTGCAGCCCGCCTTCATCCACGACCTGGTCCAGTACGAAGTGAAGGCGACGCGCTGGCTGAGGTCCCGTCCCCAGGTGGGAGTCTGCATGTACGACCTGGAGCTGTTCAGCGGCGACCTGATCATCCCGCTGGTCAAGGCTCACCCGAAGGTATGGCTCAGCGGCATGGTCGTGGAAAATCCGTACTGCCTGGGTCCCCATGCCGAATCCCGCCCCACGGCGGTCGGCGAGAGCTGA
- a CDS encoding CdaR family transcriptional regulator, translating into MANLYSLFVLSMIMNDGRDETDILRLALTSVTALGPCRSEAGFLTVGDLLVRTPAEWPHATFTLDDQFQHLRGQEGPVPVPGRQWGWAFALHTRGGSNGYLVVSAPSRPTDDDFFLIHVLAQQTAAALANATARRRERDHAQELRQLNEDRAAVNVRLAASVSELEHQRSVHEVLSRATANGGGVASIATAVHRLTGYPVAIEDRFGNLAAWAGPGRPDPYPKPDAAQHEELLQEAARRLRPVRAGERLIALAQHRGDVLGAMALIDAAGTTGEQEEFTLDHACMALALELAHQRNLAEVELRLRRELVDDLITGTDDESAYARAAAVGHDLHGPHYLAVVQWVGRAADDAFVQAVGRAAASLRMRSLSAGHPGMAVLVFQGRPRAEALYRAMARELGSSTGSIGVGGRCDVPGEIPRSFQQALRALEVRRRSQSPNGTTTFDELGLYRILGPGGDYREVNQFVREWLGPLLDYDAAHHSDLAQTLSQYFECGGNYDGTAAALGIHRSTLRYRLQRIRDVSGSDLADVDSRLNLHVATRVWKVLGG; encoded by the coding sequence ATGGCCAATCTCTACAGCCTGTTCGTGCTCTCCATGATCATGAACGACGGCCGGGACGAGACCGACATCCTGCGGCTGGCGCTCACCTCCGTGACCGCACTCGGTCCTTGCCGGTCGGAGGCGGGCTTCCTCACCGTCGGCGACCTGCTGGTCCGCACGCCCGCCGAATGGCCGCATGCCACCTTCACCCTCGATGACCAGTTCCAGCACCTGCGCGGCCAGGAAGGGCCTGTCCCGGTGCCGGGCCGGCAGTGGGGCTGGGCCTTCGCGCTGCACACCAGGGGCGGCAGCAACGGCTATCTGGTGGTCAGCGCGCCGTCGCGGCCCACCGACGACGATTTCTTCTTGATCCACGTTCTCGCCCAGCAGACCGCGGCCGCCCTGGCGAACGCAACGGCCCGGCGGAGGGAACGCGACCATGCGCAGGAGCTGCGGCAGCTCAACGAGGACCGAGCGGCCGTGAACGTGCGGCTGGCCGCATCCGTCTCCGAGCTGGAGCACCAGCGCTCCGTCCACGAGGTACTCAGCAGGGCGACGGCGAACGGCGGCGGTGTGGCAAGCATCGCCACGGCCGTACACCGGCTCACCGGCTACCCCGTCGCCATCGAGGACCGCTTCGGCAATCTGGCGGCCTGGGCAGGCCCGGGCCGCCCCGACCCGTACCCCAAACCCGACGCGGCACAGCACGAAGAACTTCTGCAGGAAGCAGCCCGCCGACTGCGCCCGGTGCGGGCAGGAGAACGGCTCATCGCCCTGGCCCAGCATCGTGGCGACGTCCTTGGTGCCATGGCCCTGATCGACGCGGCGGGGACCACCGGCGAGCAGGAGGAATTCACCCTCGACCACGCGTGCATGGCGCTTGCCCTGGAACTGGCCCATCAGCGGAACCTCGCCGAGGTCGAACTGCGGCTGCGCCGTGAGCTGGTGGACGACCTGATCACCGGCACCGATGACGAGAGTGCCTACGCCCGGGCCGCGGCTGTCGGCCATGACCTGCACGGCCCTCACTATCTGGCCGTTGTGCAGTGGGTGGGCAGGGCAGCCGACGACGCGTTCGTGCAGGCGGTCGGACGTGCGGCCGCAAGTCTGCGGATGCGGTCGTTGTCGGCCGGGCATCCGGGCATGGCCGTCCTTGTCTTCCAAGGGCGGCCGCGGGCAGAAGCGCTGTACCGGGCGATGGCCCGGGAACTGGGTTCGTCCACCGGTTCGATCGGGGTGGGCGGCCGCTGCGACGTCCCGGGCGAGATTCCGCGCTCGTTCCAGCAAGCGCTGCGGGCACTGGAGGTCCGCCGGCGCTCCCAGTCACCCAACGGCACCACGACCTTCGACGAACTTGGCCTCTACCGCATCCTCGGGCCGGGAGGCGATTACCGGGAGGTCAATCAGTTCGTCCGGGAATGGCTCGGTCCTCTCCTCGACTACGACGCCGCACACCACTCGGACCTGGCCCAGACCCTCTCCCAGTACTTCGAGTGCGGCGGCAACTACGACGGGACAGCCGCCGCTCTGGGCATCCACCGCAGCACGTTGCGCTATCGGCTCCAGCGCATCCGCGACGTCAGTGGAAGCGACCTCGCGGACGTCGACAGCCGGCTGAATCTGCACGTCGCCACCCGGGTGTGGAAGGTCCTGGGCGGCTAG
- a CDS encoding general stress protein has protein sequence MDERNRRTIASYATYAEAERAVDYLSDQGFPVERVTIIGHDLRIVERVVGRLNYGKAALSGAASGALPGVLIGWLFGLFNWLDPVVSALLLALYGLIFGAVVGALLGLLMYAMQRGRRDFASVSAMQPGRYEVVTDTEVADRAVGLLDQLGIPETGKAAAEG, from the coding sequence ATGGACGAGCGGAATCGTCGGACCATCGCTTCGTACGCCACGTACGCGGAGGCGGAGCGCGCGGTCGACTACCTCTCCGACCAGGGTTTTCCCGTCGAACGGGTCACCATCATCGGTCACGATCTACGCATCGTCGAACGAGTGGTCGGCCGCCTCAACTATGGCAAGGCGGCGCTGAGCGGCGCTGCATCCGGCGCGCTCCCAGGTGTCCTCATCGGCTGGCTCTTCGGACTCTTCAACTGGCTCGACCCGGTGGTTTCGGCCCTGCTCCTGGCCCTCTACGGGCTCATCTTCGGTGCCGTGGTCGGCGCGCTGCTCGGGCTGCTGATGTACGCCATGCAGCGTGGCCGTCGGGATTTCGCTTCTGTCAGTGCGATGCAGCCCGGCCGCTACGAGGTCGTGACGGACACCGAGGTGGCAGACCGAGCCGTCGGACTGCTCGATCAGCTCGGGATCCCGGAAACGGGTAAAGCCGCTGCCGAAGGCTGA
- a CDS encoding UBP-type zinc finger domain-containing protein — MTTDPHLEFVRPVTPRTPQGCEECLRLGSPWLHLRLCLTCGHVGCCDSSPLKHARQHAGTVDHPIVQSFEPGEDWRWCFVHEALV; from the coding sequence ATGACAACCGACCCGCATCTCGAGTTCGTGCGCCCAGTGACGCCGCGCACTCCCCAGGGCTGCGAGGAGTGCCTGCGCCTCGGCTCCCCATGGCTGCACCTCAGACTGTGCCTGACCTGTGGGCACGTCGGATGCTGCGACTCCTCGCCGCTCAAGCACGCCCGCCAGCACGCCGGCACCGTCGATCACCCCATCGTGCAGTCCTTCGAGCCGGGCGAGGACTGGCGCTGGTGCTTCGTCCATGAGGCCTTGGTCTGA
- a CDS encoding FUSC family protein, whose translation MTWLRALREIVRSGLTIERTRLEPLVALRAAAGVAIVIGLALWLVSPAYAASSALGAFSAGAATFQRSWRPRKVIALAAGAGLALSTFLGYLAAGHLVTFLLLLATWSFVAGMAWAVGPTAGIVSAATVAGMLVIITLPTSVGQALEHAAVIALGGVVQATLILLFPIRRWGAHRDALADALAAVADYARRLSHDPTAPFDAKPMMTARSAAAVTPSQARRRPAALHGPRGLAERIRPAVAALADPRVGAPAEGPGRDRAREVLGAAADVLDAAARSIRRGTPAQVPSGAMETLRIDEGDEVLEGPARQAAVRLASLLGEVLETADSCDTHVVPAPARGAADAPPLLRPTMFRLVPVVLRAMRRELHRDSPVLRHAVRLATVACLGYALGTALPLGHGYWAPIASVMVMRPDFHQTYARAVARFTGTLVGVALATGVVQLAHPDAYLSGGLAVVSAALSYLLMRTGYVASQSFTAAYVVFLLGMGGEAWDQTVRDRVLLTLVGGALAVVAYVVFPAWETPRLLDRLADWLAANGRYAAAVVRGYGDPAGQRRADVRQALLASRDANAAWGEAFGRAKQEPVRHRGLTRREAEDAQEAVQSLGQAAMLLETHLPERGARPVPEAARFAEALEADTAQAAREVRARRNPDWDRVEEALDAWEGADSGMDPVVRRGAELQLQALEELATAVDRTPLERDVASSRQERHARAEEEEESRRERDTGPAPPPKEEG comes from the coding sequence GTGACGTGGTTGCGGGCGCTGAGGGAGATTGTGCGTTCCGGGCTGACGATCGAGCGGACGCGGCTCGAGCCCCTGGTCGCACTGCGCGCGGCGGCCGGAGTGGCGATCGTGATCGGACTCGCGCTGTGGCTCGTCTCACCCGCGTACGCCGCGTCCTCCGCGCTCGGTGCGTTCTCGGCCGGTGCTGCCACGTTCCAGCGGAGCTGGCGTCCGCGCAAGGTGATCGCGCTGGCCGCAGGTGCTGGTCTCGCTCTCAGCACGTTCCTGGGCTACCTCGCGGCGGGGCACCTTGTGACGTTCCTCCTGCTGCTCGCCACATGGTCCTTTGTCGCCGGGATGGCCTGGGCCGTCGGACCGACCGCCGGGATCGTCTCGGCCGCAACGGTCGCCGGCATGCTGGTGATCATCACCCTGCCCACCAGCGTCGGGCAGGCCCTGGAACACGCCGCTGTCATCGCGCTCGGCGGAGTGGTGCAGGCGACACTGATCCTGCTGTTCCCGATCCGCAGATGGGGAGCGCACCGAGACGCGCTCGCCGACGCCTTGGCCGCCGTGGCGGACTACGCCAGACGGCTGAGTCATGACCCGACGGCCCCCTTCGACGCGAAACCGATGATGACGGCCCGAAGCGCTGCCGCCGTCACGCCGTCACAAGCGCGCCGTCGGCCTGCCGCCCTGCACGGCCCACGCGGCCTGGCCGAACGCATCCGCCCCGCCGTCGCCGCTCTCGCCGACCCCCGGGTCGGCGCTCCGGCGGAAGGGCCGGGACGAGACCGGGCGCGGGAAGTGCTGGGCGCGGCCGCCGACGTCCTGGACGCCGCCGCCCGTTCGATCCGTCGTGGCACCCCGGCCCAGGTGCCCTCCGGGGCAATGGAGACCTTGCGGATCGACGAGGGGGACGAGGTGTTGGAAGGGCCTGCGCGGCAGGCCGCCGTCCGGCTGGCGAGTCTGCTCGGCGAGGTTCTGGAGACCGCCGACAGCTGCGACACACACGTGGTACCCGCGCCGGCCCGCGGTGCGGCGGATGCCCCGCCACTGCTCCGTCCGACGATGTTCCGGCTGGTGCCGGTCGTCCTGCGCGCGATGCGCCGCGAACTCCACCGTGACTCGCCCGTACTCCGGCACGCCGTACGTCTCGCCACGGTGGCCTGCCTCGGCTACGCGCTCGGTACGGCGCTCCCTCTGGGCCACGGCTACTGGGCGCCGATCGCCTCCGTGATGGTGATGCGGCCGGACTTCCACCAGACCTACGCGCGTGCCGTGGCCCGCTTCACCGGCACCCTGGTGGGCGTCGCACTGGCCACAGGAGTGGTGCAACTGGCCCACCCGGACGCATACCTGTCCGGCGGGCTGGCCGTGGTCTCGGCCGCGCTGTCGTACTTGCTGATGCGCACCGGCTACGTGGCCTCGCAGTCCTTCACGGCGGCGTACGTCGTCTTCCTGCTCGGAATGGGCGGCGAGGCCTGGGACCAGACAGTGCGGGACCGGGTGCTGCTCACCCTGGTCGGCGGCGCGCTCGCGGTAGTGGCGTACGTGGTTTTCCCGGCCTGGGAGACACCGCGGCTGCTGGATCGGCTCGCGGACTGGCTCGCCGCGAACGGGCGGTACGCGGCGGCGGTGGTCCGCGGCTACGGCGATCCCGCAGGGCAGCGCCGCGCGGACGTACGGCAGGCGCTGCTCGCCAGCCGTGACGCGAACGCCGCTTGGGGCGAGGCCTTCGGCCGGGCCAAGCAGGAGCCCGTACGTCATCGAGGGCTGACCCGCAGGGAGGCGGAGGACGCCCAGGAGGCGGTCCAGTCGCTGGGGCAGGCAGCGATGCTGCTGGAGACCCACCTGCCGGAACGCGGTGCGCGACCCGTTCCCGAAGCCGCACGGTTCGCCGAGGCCCTGGAGGCGGACACCGCGCAGGCAGCGCGAGAGGTGCGCGCACGGCGGAACCCCGACTGGGACCGGGTCGAAGAGGCGCTCGATGCCTGGGAAGGTGCCGACAGCGGTATGGATCCGGTGGTGCGGCGCGGGGCCGAACTCCAGCTGCAGGCCCTGGAGGAGCTCGCGACCGCCGTGGACAGGACGCCGCTGGAGCGGGATGTCGCGTCGTCTCGGCAGGAGCGCCATGCACGTGCGGAAGAGGAAGAGGAATCCCGACGCGAACGTGACACGGGCCCGGCCCCGCCGCCGAAGGAGGAAGGCTGA
- a CDS encoding HAD domain-containing protein — protein sequence MTGTAQRPLLFLDVDGPLIPFGAAPQQYPDGYPTYQTGPEPRGADSNPLLARINPELGPRLAALACDLVWATTWMGDANECIAPRIGLPELAVAIWPEPSDRDEQDERDGLHWKTRALVDRAAGRSFVWVDDEITDIDRAWVCAHHQGQALLHRVDPRQGLTEADFVALHEWLRRTHVTPPPCGAA from the coding sequence GTGACCGGTACCGCACAGCGTCCACTGCTCTTCCTCGATGTCGACGGACCACTCATTCCCTTCGGCGCGGCGCCGCAGCAGTATCCGGACGGCTATCCGACCTATCAAACGGGCCCGGAACCACGGGGGGCCGACTCGAATCCACTGCTGGCCAGGATCAATCCCGAGCTCGGGCCCCGGTTGGCGGCGCTGGCGTGCGATCTGGTCTGGGCCACCACATGGATGGGCGACGCGAACGAGTGCATCGCCCCGCGGATCGGCCTGCCGGAGTTGGCGGTGGCGATCTGGCCGGAGCCGTCCGACCGGGATGAGCAGGATGAGCGGGACGGGCTGCATTGGAAAACCCGAGCCCTCGTCGACCGGGCAGCCGGGCGCTCCTTCGTCTGGGTCGACGATGAGATCACTGACATTGACCGGGCCTGGGTCTGCGCACACCATCAAGGACAAGCCCTGCTCCATCGTGTCGACCCCCGCCAGGGCCTCACCGAAGCGGACTTCGTCGCTCTCCACGAGTGGTTGCGCAGGACTCACGTAACGCCCCCGCCCTGTGGCGCGGCGTAG
- a CDS encoding DUF6131 family protein → MIVLGLILLVIGLVAGIGILWTIGVILIVIGAILWILGAVGHAVGGRRHYW, encoded by the coding sequence GTGATTGTTCTTGGTCTCATTCTGCTCGTCATCGGTCTCGTCGCCGGTATCGGCATCCTGTGGACCATCGGGGTCATTCTTATCGTGATCGGGGCAATCCTGTGGATCTTGGGGGCGGTCGGGCATGCGGTCGGCGGGCGGCGACACTACTGGTAG
- a CDS encoding low affinity iron permease family protein, translated as MTLQHPAERGSEGRGPFERFAERASNLTSSPLFFSFCLLLVGAFIGVHAAGLPASWQLLVGDTMVSVTLLLLALLKNAERRAERAIQLKLDAIARALLEERNSPTGEAFESLRKAIGMEEDS; from the coding sequence ATGACTCTTCAACATCCGGCCGAAAGAGGCAGCGAGGGGCGAGGGCCGTTCGAGCGCTTCGCGGAGCGAGCGTCGAACCTCACCAGCTCCCCGCTCTTCTTCTCGTTCTGTCTTCTCCTCGTCGGCGCGTTCATCGGGGTCCACGCCGCGGGCCTGCCGGCGAGCTGGCAGCTTCTTGTCGGGGACACCATGGTTTCGGTGACCCTGCTACTGCTGGCTCTTCTCAAGAACGCCGAACGCCGAGCCGAACGCGCCATCCAGCTCAAGCTCGACGCCATCGCACGTGCACTTCTGGAAGAGCGGAACAGCCCGACCGGCGAGGCATTCGAATCGCTGAGAAAGGCCATTGGGATGGAGGAGGACTCCTGA
- a CDS encoding glutamate ABC transporter substrate-binding protein, which translates to MKSCKSAAASAIAVLAVALTATACGGDSGDASDGPTSSSRYQERPSLPTYQVAQDVNIDSPTLEKAQEAGKLVIGAKNDQPFLGFEEANGKRSGFDIEIAKMIAADLGFSPDMIEFKTVDTSNREAAISKGEIDLYVGTYTINDERKKQVGFAGPYYKAGADLLVRESDGTIGGPFSLEGKTVCSVKGATALREIKKPDYNTTTVEAPKYSECVRRLLAQEVDAVTTDDAILMGYAAQRPDKLKVVGNPFTEEPYGIGMNKDDKVLRDAVSDAIEAHDENGDHKKAYDATLGLSGSKYGGAAMVQRY; encoded by the coding sequence ATGAAGTCCTGTAAGTCCGCCGCAGCCTCGGCGATCGCTGTCCTTGCGGTCGCCCTCACCGCAACCGCTTGTGGTGGCGACTCCGGCGACGCGAGTGACGGGCCCACCAGTAGCTCCAGGTACCAGGAACGGCCCTCGCTGCCCACGTACCAGGTCGCCCAGGACGTCAACATCGACTCCCCGACCCTGGAGAAGGCCCAGGAGGCCGGCAAGCTCGTCATCGGCGCCAAGAACGACCAGCCGTTCCTCGGCTTCGAGGAAGCGAACGGCAAGCGGTCCGGCTTCGACATCGAGATCGCCAAGATGATCGCTGCGGACCTCGGCTTCTCGCCGGACATGATCGAGTTCAAGACGGTCGACACCAGCAACCGCGAAGCCGCCATCTCCAAGGGCGAGATCGACCTGTACGTCGGCACGTACACGATCAACGACGAGCGCAAGAAGCAAGTGGGATTCGCCGGCCCGTACTACAAGGCGGGTGCCGACCTGCTGGTCCGTGAGAGCGACGGGACGATCGGCGGGCCGTTCTCCCTGGAGGGCAAGACGGTCTGCTCGGTCAAGGGCGCAACCGCGCTCCGGGAGATCAAGAAACCCGACTACAACACCACGACCGTCGAGGCGCCCAAGTACTCCGAGTGTGTTCGGCGACTGCTCGCCCAGGAGGTCGATGCCGTCACCACGGACGATGCCATCCTCATGGGCTACGCCGCACAGCGCCCGGACAAGCTGAAGGTCGTCGGCAACCCGTTCACCGAGGAGCCCTACGGCATCGGTATGAACAAGGACGACAAGGTGCTGCGTGACGCCGTTTCGGACGCCATCGAGGCACACGACGAGAACGGCGACCACAAGAAGGCGTACGACGCGACGCTCGGCCTGTCCGGCTCCAAGTACGGCGGGGCGGCAATGGTCCAGCGCTACTGA
- a CDS encoding cytochrome P450 — protein sequence MTGGTTPVVGEDALGVLDLFGDPFVADPYPALAALRRSSPVHHDPGTGLWLVSRYADVERILLDPAGFLPDNAQHAVTRLPVPVLRILARAGFTLPPALANNGGPSHTGLRRLVTRFFDASRVSAAVPVIEETARELLAPAQGDLAATSTYDLSGRFASLLPCRVMMRMLGVRGVPAETLVEWSDAALELFYGRPAPDRQIALAGLVGEFHQWLTEQVTDGQSAEGLIGALRGHRLPDGTALDVPTAVAVCFFVLIAGQSTTGQLISTVVRTTCADPSAWSKAAADEDFARAWVEEVLRREPPVTTWRRVAARETELSGVRVPAGAELLLMLMGTGSDPSVFEEPERLCPYRENTRRHLSFGAGRHRCPGALLARTEAAVALHTAARLLPDVRLLDDGEADMLGLLSFRAPRRVPVTRSAAATTSRAPRA from the coding sequence ATGACAGGCGGTACGACTCCGGTCGTCGGTGAGGACGCCCTCGGCGTTCTGGACCTCTTCGGCGACCCGTTCGTCGCCGACCCCTACCCGGCACTCGCCGCGCTCCGGCGCTCCTCACCGGTTCACCACGACCCCGGTACCGGTCTGTGGCTGGTCAGCCGGTACGCCGACGTGGAACGGATACTCCTCGACCCGGCCGGTTTCCTGCCGGACAACGCCCAGCACGCCGTCACCCGGCTGCCTGTCCCGGTCCTGCGGATCCTCGCCCGGGCGGGTTTCACCCTGCCGCCCGCCCTCGCCAACAACGGTGGCCCCAGCCATACGGGACTGCGCCGGCTGGTCACCCGGTTCTTCGATGCCTCCCGCGTCAGCGCCGCGGTTCCCGTGATCGAGGAGACGGCCCGGGAGTTGCTGGCCCCGGCCCAGGGCGACCTGGCCGCGACAAGCACGTACGACCTCTCGGGTCGCTTCGCGAGTCTGCTGCCCTGCCGGGTGATGATGCGGATGCTCGGCGTACGAGGGGTACCGGCCGAGACACTTGTGGAATGGAGCGACGCGGCTCTGGAGCTGTTCTACGGCAGACCGGCTCCCGACCGCCAGATCGCGCTGGCAGGGCTGGTCGGGGAGTTCCACCAGTGGCTGACCGAACAGGTCACCGACGGGCAGTCCGCGGAGGGACTGATCGGTGCCCTGCGCGGTCACCGGCTGCCGGACGGTACTGCACTGGATGTGCCGACCGCGGTTGCGGTGTGCTTCTTCGTACTCATCGCCGGCCAGTCCACGACCGGACAGCTGATCTCCACGGTGGTGCGCACCACCTGCGCCGACCCGTCGGCGTGGTCGAAGGCCGCCGCGGACGAGGACTTCGCGCGGGCCTGGGTGGAGGAGGTGCTGCGCCGCGAACCACCGGTCACCACGTGGCGCAGAGTGGCGGCGCGGGAGACGGAACTGTCCGGGGTCCGGGTGCCGGCAGGGGCGGAGCTGCTGTTGATGCTGATGGGTACGGGGTCCGACCCGTCCGTCTTCGAGGAGCCGGAGCGGCTCTGCCCGTACCGGGAGAACACCCGCCGCCATCTGTCCTTCGGTGCCGGTCGGCACCGCTGCCCGGGAGCCCTCCTGGCGCGCACCGAGGCGGCGGTGGCACTGCACACGGCCGCCCGGTTGCTTCCGGATGTGCGGCTCCTCGACGACGGAGAGGCCGACATGCTGGGGCTGCTGTCGTTCCGGGCGCCACGGAGAGTTCCGGTGACCCGATCGGCAGCGGCCACCACCTCGCGGGCGCCGCGGGCGTGA
- a CDS encoding cupin domain-containing protein — MTTFTSFAVHIPDADLEPDPLDPGQIVQGAPEVSGKVLWESEDGRQIRGIWQITPGVVTDTEANELFVVVSGRATIAVEDGPTFDVGPGDACVLREGDRTTWTVHETLRKAYHITMP; from the coding sequence ATGACCACGTTCACCAGCTTCGCCGTACACATCCCCGACGCCGACCTGGAGCCCGACCCCCTCGACCCGGGACAGATCGTGCAAGGCGCCCCCGAGGTGTCGGGCAAGGTGCTGTGGGAGTCGGAGGACGGCAGGCAGATCCGGGGAATCTGGCAGATCACCCCCGGGGTGGTGACCGACACCGAGGCGAACGAACTCTTCGTCGTCGTCAGCGGCCGGGCCACCATCGCCGTCGAGGACGGCCCCACCTTCGATGTGGGTCCGGGCGACGCGTGCGTGCTGCGCGAAGGAGACCGGACCACCTGGACCGTTCATGAGACGTTGCGCAAGGCGTACCA